Proteins encoded by one window of Thermococcus sp. Bubb.Bath:
- the cas1b gene encoding type I-B CRISPR-associated endonuclease Cas1b, with protein MKRPVYITQMGVLERRGNTLFLENENEKKAIPINSTSEIHCFKPVSLTSGAMKLLSEKNVPVHFYNKYGYYRGSYMPVEGQTSGTVVIKQAEHYLDPQKRLYVAGQFIEGIKASMVAFLKSQRANYTSIMEMEVGGTTPAELMGVESQLWKEFYGIYATLLNHFEFSERNRRPPRDEVNALISLGNSILYTVTLSEIRKTYLHPAVSFLHEPLERRYSLALDIADIFKPITVFRVILRLVNRRQIKEEHFERDIGVMLNREGLKTFLSELNGELGKKVLHPRLKRKTSVRYIIRLEGYSLVRHFLGDGKYKSLRAWW; from the coding sequence ATGAAACGGCCCGTATACATAACCCAGATGGGGGTGCTTGAGAGGAGGGGAAACACCCTTTTCCTTGAAAACGAGAATGAGAAAAAGGCGATACCCATAAACTCGACCAGCGAAATCCACTGCTTTAAACCGGTCAGTCTAACCAGTGGGGCCATGAAACTCCTCTCGGAGAAAAACGTGCCTGTGCACTTTTACAACAAGTACGGCTACTACAGGGGCTCATACATGCCGGTTGAAGGGCAGACGAGCGGGACCGTCGTTATAAAGCAGGCCGAACATTATCTTGACCCCCAAAAGAGGCTCTACGTGGCAGGGCAGTTCATAGAGGGCATAAAGGCCTCAATGGTGGCCTTCCTCAAATCCCAGAGGGCGAACTACACAAGCATCATGGAAATGGAAGTGGGGGGAACAACACCGGCAGAGCTCATGGGAGTTGAGAGCCAGCTCTGGAAGGAGTTCTACGGGATATACGCAACTCTTCTGAATCACTTCGAGTTCAGCGAGAGGAACCGTAGACCTCCGCGGGACGAGGTGAACGCCCTGATAAGCCTCGGAAACTCTATCCTGTACACGGTCACCCTCTCGGAAATTCGCAAGACTTATCTCCATCCAGCAGTCAGTTTTCTCCACGAGCCCCTCGAGAGGCGCTATTCACTGGCCCTCGATATAGCAGACATCTTCAAGCCCATAACCGTCTTCAGAGTTATCCTAAGACTCGTGAACAGGCGGCAGATAAAGGAGGAGCACTTTGAAAGGGACATCGGCGTGATGCTCAACAGAGAAGGCCTCAAAACGTTCCTGAGCGAGCTGAACGGGGAGCTGGGTAAGAAGGTTCTTCATCCAAGGCTCAAGAGGAAGACCTCGGTGCGCTATATAATCCGGCTTGAGGGCTACTCCCTTGTCAGGCACTTCTTAGGAGATGGAAAGTACAAATCCCTGCGGGCGTGGTGGTGA
- a CDS encoding SDR family NAD(P)-dependent oxidoreductase produces MELAGKVALVTGASRGIGRAIAVALAKKGAKVAINYAHDEEGARETERLCREAGAEAMIVKADVRNRKEVRAMVGKVVERFGGVDILINNAGILGKALKPMDVTDEDWDAVLGVNLKGAFIVTQEVLRYMKKGKIVNIASIAGKDGGTVGPHYAASKGGLIALTFNLARHLAPDILVNAVAPGPVDTGLISPKIKEKLRKLSITGEIAKPEEIAHAVIFLLENDHITGEVVDVNGGRLMD; encoded by the coding sequence ATGGAGCTGGCCGGAAAAGTTGCCCTCGTTACAGGAGCCTCAAGGGGGATTGGGAGGGCCATAGCCGTGGCCCTCGCGAAGAAGGGGGCAAAGGTGGCCATAAACTACGCCCACGACGAAGAGGGGGCAAGGGAGACTGAGAGGCTCTGCAGGGAGGCCGGGGCAGAGGCCATGATTGTGAAGGCCGACGTTAGGAACAGGAAAGAAGTAAGGGCGATGGTGGGGAAGGTCGTTGAACGCTTCGGCGGAGTAGACATCCTCATAAACAATGCTGGAATACTCGGAAAGGCTCTGAAGCCAATGGATGTTACCGATGAAGATTGGGACGCAGTCCTCGGGGTTAACCTCAAGGGTGCCTTCATTGTCACGCAGGAAGTGCTCAGGTACATGAAGAAAGGCAAGATAGTGAACATAGCCTCTATAGCGGGCAAGGATGGAGGAACGGTCGGGCCTCACTACGCGGCCTCGAAGGGAGGCCTTATAGCCCTGACCTTTAACCTCGCGAGACACCTGGCGCCGGACATACTTGTCAACGCCGTCGCCCCCGGTCCGGTGGATACTGGACTGATAAGCCCCAAGATAAAGGAGAAGCTCAGGAAGCTCTCCATTACCGGGGAGATAGCGAAGCCCGAGGAGATAGCCCACGCAGTGATATTTCTCCTTGAAAACGACCACATAACGGGTGAGGTCGTGGACGTCAACGGCGGCAGGCTGATGGACTGA
- the cas2 gene encoding CRISPR-associated endonuclease Cas2, with translation MYVIVVYDVDVKRVAKVHRFLRTHLHWRQNSVFEGEVSRAQLYEIKRTLKSLIGEEDSVLIYELPNDRFNLHVIGVDKSPVGDVI, from the coding sequence ATGTACGTCATCGTGGTCTACGATGTGGATGTCAAGCGCGTTGCAAAGGTGCACCGCTTCCTAAGAACCCACCTCCACTGGCGCCAGAACAGTGTTTTTGAAGGGGAAGTCAGCAGAGCACAGCTTTATGAAATAAAAAGGACACTCAAGAGCCTCATCGGCGAGGAAGACTCCGTGCTGATTTACGAGCTTCCGAACGACAGGTTCAATCTTCATGTCATCGGAGTGGACAAAAGTCCGGTGGGGGATGTAATTTGA
- the thiD gene encoding bifunctional hydroxymethylpyrimidine kinase/phosphomethylpyrimidine kinase, translating into MEMAVLIIAGLDTGGGAGLKADIETVSALGEHPLPVVSAIPYQNPEEVRGIFSVPPGAIGEQIRAVRDAFEIRAVKIGLLHGGAIDLVAEETEGLIRVLDPVMASSSGFRFLSSEDVRELKEKLIPGSIVTPNVPEAEILTGLKITSVEDIKKAAKILAEEMGAEAAIVKGGHLNLTDILYWNGEIFEFPGEYVEGFTHGTGCAFSSALATFIAKGLKLPEAVERVKRFVEGAIEFSNTGAKAVNPLWELQRDSQRWRAKEELEEAVDRVVKMGGLLNSHVPEVGTNFALATDFGEVFAVKGRIVRYGKTVKPVGPVELNASDHLRRALLKMKEFYPEVRAVINIRYSKELVERAEKLGLKVSFYDRREEPEEVKRAERGTMEWGIERAVEGLGERPDVIYHLGDWGKEPMILVFGRSAEEVIMRVQRLVEL; encoded by the coding sequence ATGGAGATGGCAGTGCTCATCATAGCGGGCCTCGACACTGGCGGTGGAGCAGGATTAAAGGCCGATATTGAGACGGTCTCAGCCCTTGGCGAGCACCCGCTCCCCGTGGTTTCCGCGATACCCTACCAGAACCCAGAGGAAGTTAGGGGTATCTTTTCAGTTCCGCCAGGGGCCATCGGGGAGCAGATAAGGGCCGTTAGGGATGCCTTTGAAATCAGGGCCGTCAAAATAGGCCTCCTCCACGGTGGCGCTATAGATCTTGTGGCAGAAGAGACGGAAGGTCTCATTAGAGTCCTCGACCCGGTTATGGCTTCCTCCTCGGGCTTCCGGTTTTTGAGTTCCGAAGATGTGAGGGAACTTAAAGAAAAGCTCATTCCCGGCTCGATAGTCACACCCAACGTCCCTGAGGCGGAGATTTTAACGGGCCTGAAAATAACTTCAGTGGAAGACATAAAAAAGGCTGCTAAGATTCTCGCGGAAGAGATGGGTGCCGAGGCAGCGATCGTCAAGGGCGGGCACCTAAACCTTACCGATATCCTCTACTGGAACGGAGAAATCTTCGAGTTCCCCGGAGAGTACGTTGAAGGCTTCACCCACGGGACTGGCTGTGCATTCTCCTCTGCCTTAGCAACTTTCATTGCCAAGGGGCTTAAGCTTCCAGAGGCGGTTGAGAGGGTCAAGCGCTTCGTTGAGGGAGCAATAGAGTTCTCGAATACTGGGGCAAAAGCCGTTAACCCGCTCTGGGAGCTTCAAAGGGACTCCCAGAGGTGGAGGGCTAAGGAAGAGCTTGAGGAGGCCGTTGATAGGGTTGTGAAAATGGGTGGACTCCTGAACTCCCACGTTCCTGAGGTCGGTACGAACTTCGCCCTAGCAACGGACTTCGGTGAGGTCTTCGCTGTTAAGGGCAGGATAGTCCGCTACGGCAAGACTGTGAAGCCGGTAGGCCCGGTTGAGCTCAACGCCAGCGACCACCTGAGACGTGCCCTCCTCAAGATGAAGGAGTTCTACCCGGAGGTCAGGGCTGTCATCAATATCCGGTATTCGAAAGAGCTCGTCGAGAGGGCAGAAAAGCTTGGACTCAAGGTTTCCTTCTACGACAGGAGAGAAGAGCCCGAGGAAGTAAAGAGGGCCGAGAGGGGCACTATGGAGTGGGGTATCGAGCGCGCCGTGGAGGGGCTTGGAGAGCGGCCCGACGTGATCTATCACCTCGGTGACTGGGGAAAGGAGCCGATGATACTGGTCTTTGGAAGGAGTGCGGAGGAAGTCATAATGAGGGTTCAAAGGCTTGTTGAGCTATAG
- a CDS encoding alanyl-tRNA editing protein has product MATRKLYYEDAYMREAKAKVLESKDNALLLDQTVFYPTGGGQPHDRGTINGVEVLDVYKDEEGNVWHVVAEPEKFKVGDEVELRIDWDYRYKLMRIHSAMHLLDHVLNEVLGKGKWKPYGSGMSAEKGRYDIEYPENVNQYKGKIIELFNRYVDEGGEMKIWWEGETRLTQIRDFEPIPCGGTHVKDIREIGHLKKLKRSSLGKGKQRLELWLEE; this is encoded by the coding sequence ATGGCCACAAGGAAGCTCTACTACGAGGATGCCTACATGAGGGAGGCCAAGGCGAAGGTTTTGGAGAGTAAGGACAACGCCCTCCTCCTCGACCAGACGGTGTTCTACCCCACCGGCGGCGGCCAGCCCCATGACAGGGGCACGATAAACGGCGTTGAAGTCCTTGACGTCTACAAGGACGAGGAAGGGAACGTCTGGCACGTTGTTGCTGAGCCCGAGAAGTTCAAGGTTGGGGACGAGGTCGAGCTTAGAATCGACTGGGACTACCGCTACAAGCTCATGAGGATTCACAGCGCGATGCATCTGCTTGACCACGTGCTCAACGAAGTTCTTGGAAAAGGCAAGTGGAAGCCCTACGGAAGCGGTATGAGTGCCGAGAAGGGCCGCTACGACATAGAGTACCCGGAGAACGTCAACCAGTACAAGGGGAAGATAATCGAGCTCTTCAACCGCTACGTTGACGAAGGCGGCGAAATGAAGATATGGTGGGAAGGAGAGACAAGGCTGACCCAGATAAGGGACTTCGAGCCGATTCCCTGTGGAGGAACGCACGTGAAGGACATAAGGGAGATAGGGCACCTCAAGAAGCTCAAGCGGTCCAGCCTTGGAAAGGGTAAACAGAGGCTTGAGCTGTGGCTTGAGGAGTGA
- the cas5 gene encoding CRISPR-associated protein Cas5 has translation MSDVLGLVVEVRPLQAHFRVPYNSLLLDSYPFPPRTTAIGMLAGAMGLPEEGFKKLLKELRYGVIIENPGSRVEEKAAIFKSANSPLYPITKTLFHMPMYRMFFAGDEGAIEKAHDALLDPVFTPYLGDSESVVYPARRNYFRMVDVEETEESTLRSVIPGEAYEKGARFILMRKNNLFPREYRMPVNFVYKGKSRRAIYRKVVAFAGGFVELANPVNVLLFDGEPVFVF, from the coding sequence GTGAGTGACGTGCTGGGCCTCGTAGTTGAGGTCAGACCCCTGCAGGCCCATTTCAGGGTGCCTTACAACTCCCTCCTCCTCGACAGCTATCCCTTCCCGCCAAGGACGACGGCGATAGGAATGTTAGCAGGCGCGATGGGCCTCCCGGAAGAGGGATTCAAGAAGCTGCTCAAAGAGCTCCGTTACGGTGTTATCATTGAGAATCCAGGCTCAAGGGTCGAGGAAAAGGCCGCAATATTCAAGAGCGCGAACTCCCCACTGTATCCGATAACAAAGACCCTGTTCCACATGCCAATGTACAGGATGTTCTTCGCTGGGGACGAGGGGGCGATAGAGAAAGCCCACGACGCCCTCTTAGACCCGGTCTTCACCCCCTATCTGGGGGACAGCGAAAGTGTGGTCTATCCAGCGCGAAGGAACTACTTCCGCATGGTTGACGTCGAAGAGACAGAAGAATCCACGCTCAGGAGCGTCATCCCAGGCGAAGCGTACGAGAAAGGTGCCCGGTTCATCCTGATGAGAAAGAACAACCTCTTTCCAAGGGAATACAGGATGCCTGTGAACTTTGTATACAAGGGGAAGAGTAGGAGAGCGATTTACAGGAAAGTCGTGGCCTTTGCAGGGGGCTTTGTGGAGCTGGCCAATCCGGTGAACGTGCTACTCTTCGATGGAGAGCCGGTTTTTGTGTTTTAA
- a CDS encoding DUF2284 domain-containing protein: MMVLWEKEIPAEKITVSPRPVWKCRACPMYGKRPGCPPYAPDWKEAKEWVKSFKKALLVKFEIDTKDFEAEKRKVLLWLLKKEAELFKEGKLYAMALFPGNCNLCDDCPFERGKPCRMPEKVRPSIDAVGIEISSLVEMDFSESVLYGMVMVE, encoded by the coding sequence ATGATGGTGCTGTGGGAGAAAGAAATTCCAGCGGAGAAGATAACCGTCTCACCGAGGCCGGTTTGGAAGTGCAGGGCCTGTCCAATGTACGGGAAGAGGCCGGGCTGTCCTCCCTATGCCCCGGACTGGAAGGAAGCCAAGGAGTGGGTTAAATCTTTCAAAAAGGCCCTTCTTGTAAAGTTTGAGATTGATACGAAGGACTTCGAGGCCGAGAAGAGGAAGGTTCTCCTGTGGCTTCTGAAAAAGGAAGCCGAACTTTTCAAGGAAGGAAAGCTCTACGCAATGGCACTCTTTCCAGGCAACTGCAACCTTTGCGACGATTGCCCGTTCGAGAGGGGAAAACCCTGTAGAATGCCAGAGAAAGTTAGGCCGAGCATAGATGCGGTTGGAATAGAGATAAGCTCGCTCGTTGAGATGGACTTCTCTGAAAGCGTCCTCTACGGGATGGTGATGGTCGAATGA
- the cas3 gene encoding CRISPR-associated helicase Cas3', translating into MDWEELIELMKRKKAKPDRSLYEHSNGVKTTASRLLQRIPHDERLDSCLVMHAFLHDVGKLDDRFQAKLNGKLKRAPPHAYLGLELASHFLNCEEPYRTIALVSILTHHSDLHEGLYQNEMTKKESLVVDGEVISEPSDFVWGLRESVIGGDLEYDYNIDPIKLRALYTLFNGLLRVSDWLDSAGLSADSYHLNDRSAVRESVINYLSHRGFSLRPYQSAVLGRGGGYFRLPTGDGKTETSLLATPEGATKVIYSLPTITTTEAMRRRFEATFGSDTVSFAHSMLFLSLYRRGALDEKLFHRYAMRPIFVSTVDQILLAFLNYPRFPVREFSLRGAYWIIDEIHAYTPFTLSLILDAIEYVRKYLGTQVAVMSATLPTPLAEELKKRGLKPLLPFETIADRYRSRKRVEVNVEGEPLKNAVEDIKKERGKVLVVANTVTRARKLYEELRDELGEDKVYLFHSRFINEDKEEKMKLVERIESGVLVATQVVEVSLDIDYDVMYTEAAPIDALIQRFGRVNRRGRKKGRVHIFKPEGKRRHLPYDKDAFNTSLGLIGELSGITSELDLLKINDEFYFNIWEKYERGLEEHPLLRTLKTLTRWKGSEGWLTTRDTFVSLPAVPRPFLDKAAELASGWENLSERERLEATVYVIEHSLNVPIWVLNEAKVYNEDLYNRFGVFGIDIDYDSEVGIIEGKKELIF; encoded by the coding sequence ATGGATTGGGAAGAACTGATAGAACTCATGAAGAGGAAGAAAGCGAAGCCGGATAGGAGCCTCTACGAGCACTCCAATGGGGTGAAGACAACGGCCTCAAGGCTTCTTCAGCGGATACCCCACGATGAAAGGCTGGATAGCTGCCTGGTTATGCACGCTTTCCTCCACGACGTCGGGAAGCTCGATGACAGATTCCAGGCAAAGCTGAACGGCAAACTGAAACGGGCTCCACCCCACGCCTACCTCGGCTTAGAATTAGCCAGCCACTTTCTGAATTGCGAGGAACCATACAGGACAATAGCCCTGGTTTCGATACTCACCCACCACTCGGACCTTCACGAGGGGCTGTATCAGAATGAGATGACGAAGAAAGAAAGTTTGGTTGTTGATGGGGAAGTCATCTCAGAACCCTCAGACTTCGTGTGGGGGCTTAGGGAGAGTGTCATCGGCGGGGATTTGGAATATGATTATAACATCGACCCCATTAAGCTGAGGGCATTGTACACCCTCTTCAACGGCCTTCTGAGGGTTTCCGACTGGCTGGATAGCGCGGGGCTTTCCGCGGATTCATACCACCTCAATGACAGGAGTGCGGTTCGGGAGAGTGTGATAAATTACCTGTCACATAGGGGGTTCTCCCTCAGGCCATACCAGTCTGCCGTTCTTGGGAGGGGTGGTGGATATTTCAGACTCCCGACAGGAGACGGAAAGACGGAAACGAGCCTTCTGGCCACGCCCGAGGGCGCCACCAAGGTCATCTATTCCCTCCCGACGATAACCACCACCGAGGCCATGAGAAGGCGCTTTGAGGCCACTTTTGGGAGCGACACTGTGTCCTTCGCCCATAGCATGCTCTTCCTAAGTCTCTACCGCAGAGGGGCGCTCGATGAGAAGTTGTTCCACCGCTACGCCATGAGGCCCATCTTTGTATCAACTGTTGATCAAATCCTGCTGGCGTTTTTGAACTATCCGCGCTTTCCGGTGAGAGAGTTTTCCCTCAGGGGTGCCTACTGGATAATTGATGAGATTCATGCTTACACACCTTTCACGCTTTCGCTTATACTGGACGCCATCGAATACGTCAGGAAGTACCTTGGAACTCAAGTGGCGGTTATGTCCGCCACACTTCCAACTCCCCTCGCGGAGGAGCTTAAAAAGCGGGGGCTAAAACCGCTCCTCCCCTTCGAGACCATCGCGGACAGATACCGCTCCAGAAAGAGAGTGGAGGTAAACGTAGAAGGAGAACCCCTAAAGAACGCGGTGGAAGACATCAAAAAAGAGAGAGGGAAAGTTCTGGTCGTTGCAAACACCGTAACGAGGGCCAGAAAACTCTACGAGGAGCTTAGGGATGAGCTCGGGGAAGATAAAGTATACCTCTTCCACTCCCGTTTCATCAACGAGGACAAGGAGGAAAAGATGAAGCTGGTGGAAAGAATAGAAAGCGGAGTCCTCGTTGCCACCCAGGTGGTTGAGGTTTCACTGGACATAGATTACGATGTGATGTACACGGAGGCCGCGCCTATTGACGCCCTTATTCAGCGCTTTGGAAGGGTGAACAGGAGGGGAAGGAAGAAAGGAAGGGTTCATATCTTCAAGCCAGAGGGGAAGCGGAGGCACCTGCCCTACGACAAAGATGCATTCAACACAAGCTTAGGCCTCATAGGAGAACTGTCAGGTATTACGAGCGAACTTGACCTCTTGAAGATCAACGACGAGTTCTACTTCAACATCTGGGAAAAATACGAGAGGGGGCTTGAGGAGCACCCCCTGCTCAGGACTCTGAAAACTCTGACGCGCTGGAAGGGAAGTGAAGGCTGGCTGACCACAAGGGACACCTTTGTGAGCCTGCCTGCGGTTCCACGGCCGTTCTTGGATAAAGCAGCGGAATTAGCCTCCGGATGGGAAAACTTGAGTGAAAGGGAGCGCCTAGAGGCGACGGTCTATGTCATAGAGCATAGCCTCAACGTCCCGATCTGGGTGCTGAACGAGGCCAAAGTCTACAATGAGGATCTCTACAACAGGTTCGGTGTCTTTGGAATTGATATAGACTATGACAGTGAGGTTGGGATAATTGAAGGGAAGAAAGAGCTGATTTTTTAG
- a CDS encoding PIN domain-containing protein, protein MMSEVIIEKPELQILINLLQEKGELRVSFPIYDALLFTARPSEGGYTVQVKAEKRDFRVRHPELPSYSDFYEAFISSGIIVYDNIEGFERMLELYRVLKKGVVFAPDTNVFYHRFISNYRLLDGYQIVVAEDVKNEIEGAMNYKYRSNYLHEIMETVRNGHLLRELSNRRIKKSRKAAYIALKEFEALKNRLIIVERYGEGHNNDELIVKTLKHYDEMSPTLVVFLTADLAVTDVARMEGLEYFYFEYPTAKLDNHEVSAYQLRTLIFNLAAVFGLIEVNGTLVYGEFGGKNRLNELKLVFEDKEIEKEFLFHLDLCRKLEKIMGD, encoded by the coding sequence ATGATGAGTGAGGTCATTATTGAGAAGCCCGAGCTCCAGATACTCATCAACCTCCTCCAAGAGAAGGGAGAACTCCGCGTTTCTTTCCCCATATACGATGCACTTCTCTTCACGGCTAGGCCCTCCGAGGGAGGCTACACCGTCCAGGTCAAGGCCGAGAAGAGGGACTTCCGAGTGAGGCATCCCGAGCTGCCCTCCTACTCCGACTTCTACGAGGCCTTCATCTCGTCAGGCATAATAGTCTACGACAACATAGAGGGCTTTGAGAGGATGCTTGAGCTCTACAGGGTTCTCAAAAAGGGCGTCGTTTTTGCTCCTGACACCAACGTATTCTACCACCGCTTCATCTCAAACTACCGCCTCCTCGACGGATACCAGATAGTCGTCGCCGAGGATGTGAAAAACGAGATAGAGGGGGCCATGAACTACAAGTACCGCTCAAACTACCTCCACGAGATAATGGAGACCGTTAGGAATGGCCATCTCCTCAGAGAGCTTAGCAACAGGAGGATTAAGAAGTCGAGGAAAGCCGCTTACATAGCCCTCAAGGAGTTCGAGGCGCTGAAGAATAGGTTGATTATCGTTGAACGCTATGGTGAAGGCCACAACAATGATGAACTCATCGTTAAGACCCTCAAGCACTACGACGAGATGAGCCCAACCCTAGTTGTTTTCCTGACCGCTGATCTGGCAGTAACGGACGTCGCCAGAATGGAGGGACTGGAATACTTCTACTTTGAGTACCCAACAGCCAAACTGGACAACCATGAAGTATCTGCCTACCAGCTCAGGACTCTCATCTTCAACCTCGCCGCCGTCTTCGGCCTTATCGAGGTGAACGGGACGTTGGTTTACGGCGAGTTTGGGGGAAAGAATAGGCTCAATGAGCTAAAGCTAGTCTTTGAGGATAAGGAGATTGAGAAAGAATTCCTCTTCCATCTCGACCTCTGCAGGAAGCTGGAAAAGATAATGGGAGATTAA
- a CDS encoding YbhB/YbcL family Raf kinase inhibitor-like protein, whose protein sequence is MEKTLEVGSAFHEGEFIPKEYACEGDDTNPPIYIGNIPPEAKSLVIIVDDPDAPAGTFTHWIAWNIPPVGEILSWIPKKTETDEPIHIVQGRNNFGKIGYNGPCPPRGHGIHHYHFKVYALDTELHLKPGSSRKELEKAMEGHVITWGEIVGLYERG, encoded by the coding sequence ATGGAGAAAACCCTTGAAGTAGGCTCCGCCTTCCACGAGGGGGAGTTCATACCGAAGGAGTACGCCTGCGAAGGCGATGATACAAACCCGCCGATCTACATCGGCAACATCCCGCCTGAGGCAAAGAGCCTCGTGATTATCGTCGATGACCCCGATGCGCCCGCTGGAACCTTCACCCACTGGATAGCCTGGAACATCCCACCCGTGGGCGAAATCCTCTCATGGATACCAAAGAAGACCGAGACCGATGAGCCGATACACATCGTTCAGGGGAGGAACAACTTCGGCAAGATCGGCTACAACGGCCCATGTCCCCCGAGGGGACACGGCATCCATCACTATCACTTTAAGGTCTACGCCCTGGACACAGAGCTCCACCTCAAGCCTGGGTCATCGAGGAAGGAGCTGGAGAAGGCTATGGAAGGCCACGTTATAACCTGGGGCGAGATAGTTGGCCTCTACGAGAGGGGATGA
- a CDS encoding CGP-CTERM sorting domain-containing protein, whose product MKPVMEAFGTVFGNFTSLPVPHRFIVFRHNGEDGTALKVTYTVLGERTIGDKHYLLLNVTIPVGTWQIVASNGADSEKPILRIAYTSPSRPRPGRPFKLYLSATDNIGIRDMYAVVYDKATRKEVSYGNVSKFPAEPTSGKEDNKYYVFQFPALNQSDYEIKVIAVDFYNNTAEATKEINFAPATTTTSSSSSSTTSSSSSTTQTTTTTTSSTGPSSTPQSSTTPSSSSRKGTSICGPAAIVGLAIIPLLLRKKK is encoded by the coding sequence ATGAAGCCCGTCATGGAGGCCTTTGGAACGGTCTTCGGCAACTTCACCTCCCTGCCAGTCCCACATAGGTTCATCGTCTTCAGGCACAATGGTGAGGACGGTACCGCACTCAAGGTCACATACACAGTCCTCGGCGAGAGAACCATCGGGGACAAGCACTACCTGCTCCTCAACGTGACCATACCCGTTGGAACCTGGCAGATAGTCGCCTCCAATGGCGCGGATTCAGAGAAGCCCATTCTCAGGATAGCCTACACCTCCCCGAGTAGGCCCAGGCCAGGAAGGCCCTTCAAGCTCTACCTCTCTGCCACGGACAACATTGGAATAAGGGACATGTACGCGGTCGTCTACGACAAGGCCACTAGAAAGGAGGTCTCATACGGCAATGTCTCAAAGTTCCCGGCAGAGCCGACCAGTGGTAAGGAGGACAACAAATACTACGTCTTCCAGTTCCCAGCCCTTAACCAGTCCGACTACGAGATCAAGGTCATCGCCGTCGACTTCTACAACAACACCGCAGAGGCCACCAAGGAGATAAACTTCGCCCCTGCAACCACTACCACCAGTTCCTCCTCAAGCAGCACTACAAGCTCAAGCTCCAGCACAACCCAGACCACCACGACTACCACATCCAGTACCGGCCCGAGCAGCACCCCACAGTCGAGTACTACTCCGTCTTCAAGCAGCAGGAAGGGAACGAGCATTTGCGGTCCGGCGGCCATCGTCGGCCTTGCCATCATACCACTCCTCCTGAGAAAGAAGAAGTGA
- the cas4 gene encoding CRISPR-associated protein Cas4 produces MRITGVMIQYYFTCKRELWFFSRGLQFDFENEDMLIGRVIHRESYEREWKEVMLGDAKLDVVIKRGGVEVVEVKKSSKLEEPALWQLKYYLYLLKKAGTNAKGIIAYPAEGKREEVVISDEDIAILERAIKDIKRVISLERPPKAERKPYCKKCAYRDFCWV; encoded by the coding sequence TTGAGGATAACGGGTGTTATGATTCAGTACTACTTCACGTGCAAGAGAGAGTTGTGGTTCTTCTCAAGGGGGCTCCAGTTTGACTTTGAAAACGAGGACATGCTGATTGGTAGGGTTATCCACCGCGAATCCTATGAGAGAGAATGGAAGGAGGTCATGCTCGGAGACGCCAAACTCGACGTCGTCATCAAACGAGGAGGAGTCGAGGTCGTTGAGGTCAAAAAGAGCTCAAAGTTGGAAGAGCCCGCCCTGTGGCAGCTGAAGTACTACCTTTACCTCCTAAAGAAGGCAGGCACCAATGCGAAGGGCATAATCGCGTATCCTGCGGAAGGCAAGCGAGAGGAGGTAGTTATTTCCGATGAGGACATTGCCATCCTGGAGAGGGCTATTAAGGATATCAAAAGAGTTATATCCCTTGAGCGCCCTCCAAAAGCTGAGAGGAAACCATACTGCAAAAAATGCGCATACAGGGATTTTTGCTGGGTGTAA